The following proteins are encoded in a genomic region of Pyrus communis chromosome 11, drPyrComm1.1, whole genome shotgun sequence:
- the LOC137707468 gene encoding non-specific lipid transfer protein GPI-anchored 30-like, which yields MAKYQNNALVILVFAGIMAQEGMLMVAAAQGDTSCLSQLAPCLNYLNGTRHPPDNCCDPLKSMIKSNPQCLCSMISNRATNQAEQAGININEAQQLPGRCGERVNPLACLSTGSPPSRAPSNSRNSVPNSVNDAFSLLSRGSVAATALSLSLQIILFIGIKYNALF from the exons ATGGCCAAGTACCAAAACAATGCACTGGTAATACTAGTGTTTGCCGGCATTATGGCGCAGGAAGGAATGTTAATGGTGGCTGCTGCTCAAGGAGACACGTCTTGCCTCAGTCAGCTTGCTCCTTGCCTCAACTACCTGAATGGAACCCGTCACCCACCCGACAATTGTTGCGATCCTCTCAAATCGATGATCAAGTCTAATCCACAATGTTTGTGTAGTATGATCAGCAACCGGGCCACCAATCAAGCTGAGCAAGCCGGCATCAATATCAACGAGGCTCAGCAGTTGCCGGGAAGATGTGGTGAACGTGTCAACCCGCTCGCCTGCCTTTCAA cagGTTCTCCTCCTAGTCGTGCTCCTAGTAATTCCAGGAACTCAGTTCCAAATTCTGTAAACGATGCCTTTTCGTTGCTCTCTCGTGGAAGCGTGGCGGCCACAGCTCTATCGTTGTCTCTTCAGATAATTCTATTTATTGGCATCAAATACAACGCATTATTCTAG